The following are from one region of the Pygocentrus nattereri isolate fPygNat1 chromosome 20, fPygNat1.pri, whole genome shotgun sequence genome:
- the LOC108435322 gene encoding zinc finger protein 239-like, with the protein MASKIYSNTQRTSSGTLYMNTFHRRTPKHSKVRTHYCSECGKRFTQPSTLRIHQRIHTGEKPYHCLECGKRFNQQSNLQQHKRIHTGEKPYHCLECGKNFTRQRTLKIHQYIHTGEKPFHCSECGRSFNQQSNLQQHKHIHREQKPYYCSECGRSFNRQSYLQEHQRIHTGEKLYQCSECEKAFAVQSHLQKHQRIHAEVKRYECSECGKNFTVQSTLRRHQRIHTGEKPYHCTECGKSFNRQSSLQQHQRLHTGEKPYHCSECGKNFTLLSNLQEHRRIHTGEKPYYCSECGKSFRHSKTVKTHKCTKDSGGNGQ; encoded by the coding sequence CAGACGAACACCAAAACATAGCAAGGTGAGAACTCATTACTGCTCTGAGTGTGGAAAAAGATTTACTCAACCGAGTACTCTCagaatacaccagcgcattcacacaggagagaagccgtatcactgcttgGAGTGTGGAAAGCGTTTTAATCAACAGAGTAATCTCCAACAACAcaagcgcattcacacaggagagaagccgtatcactgcttaGAGTGTGGTAAGAATTTTACCCGACAGAGGACTCTCAAAATACACCAgtacattcacacaggagagaagccgtttcactgctcagagtgtgggaggagttttaaTCAACAGAGTAATCTCCAACAACACAAGCATATACACAGAGAACAGAAGCCGTATTATTGCTCAGAGTGCGGAAGGAGTTTTAATCGTCAGAGTTATCTCCAagaacaccagcgcattcacacaggagagaagcttTATCAATGCTCAGAGTGTGAGAAGGCTTTTGCTGTACAGAGTCATCTCCAAAAACACCAGCGTATTCACGCAGAAGTTAAACGTTAtgagtgctcagagtgtgggaagaattttactgtacagagtaCTCTCCGtcgacaccagcgcattcacacaggagagaagccgtatcactgcacAGAGTGTGGTAAGAGTTTTAACAGACAGAGCTCTCTCCAACAACACCAGCGCTtgcacacaggagagaagccatatcactgctcagagtgtggtaAGAATTTTACTCTGCTGAGTAATCTCCAAGAACACCGGCGCATTCACACAGGGGAgaagccgtattactgctcagagtgtgggaagagttttaggCATTCGAAGACTGTGAAGACACACAAGTGCACTAAGGACAGTGGTGGAAATGGGCAGTAA